The nucleotide window GGGATTTGGCGCGGCGCTGTCTGTATTTGTTCGCGGGCATGCCGCTGCCGAACGGCGCGGTAAGCGCGTGCGTGTTCGAAACGCCGAAGCCGCATGCCGACGACATTCATTTGTACGACTATTCTCTGTTTTTCGCCGCTTGCCTGCACGATTACTACGAAGCGACGAAGGACCGCGAGACGCTCGAAGAACTGTGGCCGGTCGCGCTGCGGCAGCTGCGAATCGGCGTCGAGCGGCTCGACGCGCGCGGCGTCGTGAAGGACGACCCGTCGTGGTGGTGCTTCATCGATTGGGTGGAGGGGCTGAACAAGCAGGCGCCGGCGCAAGCCGTGCTCATTTATAACCTTCGCCGCGGTCTGAAGCTGGCCGAGCTCGTCGGCGCGCCGGAAGCCGGCAGGATCGCGGAACAGCTGCAGCGGGCGCTGGACGCGGCGCTCGCCCACTTGTGGGACGCGCGGCTCGGCGCGTTCGTCTCCGGCGAAGAGCGGCAGGTGTCCTGGGCGTCGCAGGTATGGATGGCGCTCGCCGAAGCGCTGCCGCGGGAGGAGACGGCGGCGCTGTTCGATCGGCTGCACGCCGCGCCGCCGGCCGTCGGCATGAATACGCCTTACATGTACCACCATTACGTCGAAGCCTTGTTTTTATGCGGCCGAACGGAGAAGGCGTGGGAAGAGGTGCGGGCGTATTGGGGCGAAATGGTTCGCGACGGCGCCGACACGTTCTGGGAGGCGTACAATCCGAACGACAAAAAGTTTTCGCCGTACGGCAGCAACGTCATCAACAGCTACTGCCACGCGTGGAGCTGCACGCCGACGTATTTCGTGCGCACGTATTGGGGGAATTGATTGCCGCAGACCGAAGTCTGTCCTATAGTGGTAACAGGCTGAATATTTGCGGAAATCGAGGTGCGGACAATCGAGTGGAACCGAAATATTGCATGTCTTGCGGACAACGGCTGGAACGCCGGGATATCGACGGAACGCCGCGGGACGCTTGCCCGTCATGCAGCTTCGTGCATTGGGGCAATTACAGCGTCGGCGTCGGCGCGCTCGTCGTGAGAGAGGGCAAGGTGCTGCTCGTTCGCCGGGCCCAGGAGCCGGGACGCGGCTACTGGACGAATCCGGGCGGGTATATCGAGCAGCTCGAGCCGATCGAGGACAGCATCGTGCGGGAAGTGTTCGAGGAAAGCGGCGTGCGCGCTTCCGTGAAGAGCGTCGTCGCCGTGCGCGACCAGCCGCGCGCCGTCCACAACGTCTACATCGCTTTCGCGATGGAATACGTAAGCGGGGAGCCGACGCCGGACGGCGTGGAGGTCGACGCGGCCGGATTTTACGGCCTCGAAGAGATGTCCGGCATGAACGTCGCGCCGTTCACGCGGTGGCTCGTCGACGTCGCCCTGCGCGGGGCGTCGGAAGGACTGCGGCCCGACCGGGAGCCGATCGCCGCTTTCGGCGGATTCGGATTCCGCGTGTGAAACTATGAAAAAGGAGAGTCCTGCGGGACTCTCCTTTTTCATAGTTTTCATGAAACTTTTACTAACCTTTACAATCCGGTCAAACCGGTACGGTCCGGGGGACGCAGCCCCGGGAATCTGGCATTCTGAATGTCCGTAATAGACAGCCACAGGTTACGCATGCAGTCCGTGTCGCGTATGTACGACGCGATCTGATACAGGGTATGCAATCCTCCGATTGCTTGATCTTTGCCGGTCACGCCTCTGAAGTAGTTATCCAGTATTCTTTCTTTTTCCCGATGGATGAACCACAATGCCTGCTGCCGAACCCTGCCTTCAACGAAGCCCGTGACGATATTTTCCAAACCCATTCCCCTTCCTTCATCTGCT belongs to Paenibacillus sp. and includes:
- a CDS encoding sugar hydrolase, with product MNEQWVELAERLTPALHETKAAPKRLVEVAADADAFQGWRMEPAWDVEELRNKTFGKGESFTLDFGDHCVGYVSFAVDSAGSPQDAPLKLKLTFGEMPCEIGENFADYDGWLSSSWLQEETMYIDVLPAIVRMPRRYSFRYLKVEVVDASRKYTATFSDFVCVSVSSADRSAVPPLPADVPDDLRTMDRIALKTLEDCMQTVYEDGPKRDRRLWIGDLRLQAQANYVTFGDRDLARRCLYLFAGMPLPNGAVSACVFETPKPHADDIHLYDYSLFFAACLHDYYEATKDRETLEELWPVALRQLRIGVERLDARGVVKDDPSWWCFIDWVEGLNKQAPAQAVLIYNLRRGLKLAELVGAPEAGRIAEQLQRALDAALAHLWDARLGAFVSGEERQVSWASQVWMALAEALPREETAALFDRLHAAPPAVGMNTPYMYHHYVEALFLCGRTEKAWEEVRAYWGEMVRDGADTFWEAYNPNDKKFSPYGSNVINSYCHAWSCTPTYFVRTYWGN
- a CDS encoding NUDIX hydrolase, producing MEPKYCMSCGQRLERRDIDGTPRDACPSCSFVHWGNYSVGVGALVVREGKVLLVRRAQEPGRGYWTNPGGYIEQLEPIEDSIVREVFEESGVRASVKSVVAVRDQPRAVHNVYIAFAMEYVSGEPTPDGVEVDAAGFYGLEEMSGMNVAPFTRWLVDVALRGASEGLRPDREPIAAFGGFGFRV